A region of Streptomyces deccanensis DNA encodes the following proteins:
- a CDS encoding glycoside hydrolase family 43 protein, giving the protein MNRTLRAVLALLTSVAALLGLTTAFAGAAGAAHPPAGQATRYTMTAFTNSSESNMYVYDSPDATGFTLRKGPAYTPPSGLIRDPSIFKHTDGYYYLTYTTRTWSALSTTIGFARSTDRLNWTFLYDYTVPISGLQRAWAPEWFVDTNGSVNIILSASIAAEGEYIFKPYKLTATNSALTAWSAPTRLSGIGPNYIDTFIVKIGSTYHAFTKNETTKYIEYGTASSLTGPYTITKTGNWAGFGSGMEGPALVQLDNGGWRIYYDAYGAGQYWYSDSYDNFATWSTPTQLPGLTGFVRHLTVLKETVSGGVTLPTNTTRSLQSVNFPGRYAVARTDNLGYVDPVTSSSTTAVKQSATFTVVPGLADANCYSFRNSAGRYLRHWDYRLRFDPDDGTTVFDKDATYCARPGTTSGSVRLESYNYPGRYIRHYNYELRLDTYQATDTFRADSSFAAVSPWA; this is encoded by the coding sequence TTGAACAGAACCCTCAGGGCGGTCCTCGCCCTCCTCACCTCGGTGGCCGCCCTTCTGGGGCTCACCACCGCCTTCGCCGGCGCGGCCGGAGCCGCCCACCCGCCGGCGGGACAGGCGACGCGGTACACCATGACCGCGTTCACCAACAGCAGCGAGTCGAACATGTACGTCTACGACTCGCCGGACGCGACCGGGTTCACCCTCCGCAAGGGCCCCGCGTACACCCCGCCCTCCGGCCTCATCCGTGACCCCAGCATCTTCAAGCACACGGACGGCTACTACTACCTGACCTACACCACCCGCACCTGGTCGGCGCTCTCCACCACCATCGGCTTCGCCCGCTCCACCGACCGCCTCAACTGGACCTTCCTCTACGACTACACGGTCCCGATCAGCGGTCTGCAGCGCGCCTGGGCGCCGGAGTGGTTCGTCGACACCAACGGCAGCGTCAACATCATCCTGTCCGCGTCGATCGCCGCCGAGGGCGAGTACATCTTCAAGCCGTACAAGCTGACGGCGACGAACTCCGCCCTCACCGCGTGGTCGGCGCCCACCCGGCTTTCCGGCATCGGCCCGAACTACATCGACACCTTCATCGTCAAGATCGGCTCCACCTACCACGCGTTCACCAAGAACGAGACGACGAAGTACATCGAGTACGGCACCGCCTCCAGCCTCACCGGCCCGTACACCATCACGAAGACGGGCAACTGGGCGGGCTTCGGCTCCGGCATGGAGGGCCCGGCACTGGTCCAGCTCGACAACGGCGGCTGGCGGATCTACTACGACGCCTACGGCGCCGGGCAGTACTGGTACAGCGACAGCTACGACAACTTCGCCACCTGGTCGACCCCGACGCAACTCCCGGGCCTCACCGGCTTCGTCCGCCATCTGACGGTCCTCAAGGAGACGGTCTCCGGAGGCGTCACCCTCCCCACCAACACCACCCGCTCCCTCCAGTCCGTCAACTTCCCGGGCCGCTACGCCGTCGCCCGCACCGACAACCTCGGCTATGTCGACCCGGTGACGTCCTCCAGCACCACCGCCGTCAAGCAGAGCGCGACCTTCACCGTCGTACCCGGCCTCGCCGACGCCAACTGCTACTCCTTCCGCAACTCCGCCGGCCGCTATCTGCGCCACTGGGACTACCGCCTCCGCTTCGACCCGGACGACGGCACCACGGTCTTCGACAAGGACGCGACGTACTGCGCCCGCCCGGGCACGACCTCCGGTTCCGTCCGCCTGGAGTCGTACAACTACCCGGGCCGCTACATCCGCCACTACAACTACGAACTACGCCTGGACACCTACCAGGCCACGGACACCTTCCGAGCCGACAGCTCCTTCGCTGCGGTGAGCCCCTGGGCCTGA
- a CDS encoding helix-turn-helix domain-containing protein, giving the protein MGDPPFGEDPDRRNDGDGTALTTPSFPAQLRRLRRERGLSLTDLARRTHYSKGYLSKIETGAKRATVDVARLCDEVLRAEGELLRLVQQAPPRDARPDGESAARQSDAPCPYRGLSAFTPQDAEWFFGRERATAALVERVFERVGSGPLMLVAPSGAGKSSLLNAGLVPALKRGDFPMPGADRWPVVLLTPTSRPLDELLERTAKAVGGDLGVSVETVRENPAALLAAVRAMADEPPPAPGSRRPPPPRPVLIVDQFEELFTLCPDDEERRAYVRVLCALATTGPGDDTHAPAVVVLGVRADFTGSCLGLPELTPVLTDGLFVLAPMSVAELRESITRPAELAGVTLEPGLVPLLLRDAGLRDAPDATLRGAAHTTGAGAALPTGTGPAHPTAIGADETPSGALPLVSHALLATWQRRTDSALTVDGYERAGGIQGAIARTAENVFARLYPAEQRTIRRILSRLVVVADGAGATRRRTSRAALMAQLGDADGAAAALDAFVRARLITLDSDTVQITHEALLHAWPRLRDWIHADRAGLLLHQQLAHAAVEWERERRDPSALYRGTRLETVRAWADESDGRRRLGPGEEAFLRASQAEEDGRRRQAARQVRLRQSLLATLAVLLGLAVIAGGLAYQQREGALDQERAARSQALAVRSASLAGGRPEASMLLAEEAYRADTTVEARGALLSTQAQPFSARLGGYRGPVNAVAFAPDDRTLATASSDGTVIVRRATGDHRTLATFTVPGRVRSVAFSPDGRTVAATSTDGPVTLWDVRDRRRTATLPSGTKGDRAVAFDPRGGTLAVATADGTVELWSTGRTPRRTASLTGHKGTLNALAYAPDGTKLVSAGADRTVRLWDTDRAKRLDVLEGHTDEVLGAAFSPDGRQVVSGGIDRTVRLWDVRDGEQTAVFTGSSDDINAVAYTPDGTAVIGAVGDGTTRLWDVRGGRQTAVLAGHTDYVLGVAVTSDGTRLATAGFDQSVVLWDLGGQVLTARPFTEVWQVAYSPDGKLLATADTDHTVRLWDVRTHRLLKRLTGHTEAVFSVAFAPDGRTLASASSDGTIRLWDVAGRKALAKLTGHTGEVFSVVFAPNGRTLASAGADRTVRLWDVAARRDIAVLEGHEDYANAVAFSPDGRTLASAGDDLTVRLWDVASHRALDELTGHTGAVRSVAFSPDGRTLASSGNDGAVRLWDVRTRRFEATLTGHTGSARGLAFSPDGRMLASSGNDRTVRLWDMRARQPWATLSGHNNAVWGVDFAPDGRTVASSSTDGTVRLWDLDPGARLEKICRVSAGLGPAERGSLLPGTPVSSGPRCGRT; this is encoded by the coding sequence TTGGGGGACCCGCCGTTCGGAGAGGACCCGGACCGCCGGAACGACGGGGACGGGACCGCGCTGACCACGCCGTCCTTCCCCGCGCAACTCAGACGCCTGAGACGGGAACGCGGACTGTCGCTCACCGACCTGGCCCGCCGCACCCACTACAGCAAGGGCTACCTCAGCAAGATCGAGACCGGTGCCAAGCGCGCCACCGTCGACGTCGCCCGTCTCTGCGACGAAGTACTGCGCGCGGAGGGCGAGTTGCTACGGCTGGTGCAGCAGGCCCCGCCCCGTGACGCGCGACCCGACGGGGAGAGCGCGGCGCGGCAGTCCGACGCCCCGTGTCCGTATCGCGGCCTGTCGGCGTTCACCCCGCAGGACGCCGAGTGGTTCTTCGGGCGGGAGCGCGCCACGGCCGCCCTGGTGGAGCGGGTCTTCGAACGGGTCGGCAGCGGGCCGCTGATGCTGGTCGCCCCGTCCGGCGCGGGCAAGTCGTCCCTGCTCAACGCCGGACTCGTGCCCGCCCTGAAACGCGGCGACTTCCCCATGCCGGGCGCCGACCGCTGGCCGGTGGTGCTGCTCACCCCCACCTCACGCCCCCTCGACGAACTGCTGGAACGCACCGCCAAGGCCGTCGGCGGCGACCTCGGCGTCAGCGTGGAGACGGTGCGGGAGAACCCCGCCGCCCTGCTCGCCGCCGTACGCGCGATGGCCGACGAACCGCCGCCGGCCCCGGGGAGCCGCAGACCCCCGCCCCCGCGCCCCGTCCTGATCGTGGACCAGTTCGAGGAACTGTTCACGCTCTGCCCCGACGACGAGGAACGCCGTGCCTACGTCCGGGTGCTGTGCGCCCTCGCGACCACCGGACCGGGCGACGACACGCACGCGCCGGCCGTCGTGGTGCTCGGCGTCCGCGCCGACTTCACCGGCAGCTGTCTGGGCCTGCCCGAACTGACCCCGGTGCTCACCGACGGACTCTTCGTCCTGGCGCCCATGTCCGTGGCGGAGCTGCGGGAGTCGATCACCCGGCCCGCCGAACTCGCCGGCGTCACCCTCGAACCCGGCCTCGTCCCGCTCCTCCTGCGCGACGCCGGACTGCGCGACGCACCGGACGCGACGCTCCGGGGCGCCGCGCACACCACGGGGGCCGGCGCCGCGCTCCCCACCGGGACGGGCCCCGCGCACCCCACCGCGATCGGCGCCGACGAGACGCCGTCCGGCGCGCTCCCGCTCGTCTCCCACGCACTGCTCGCCACCTGGCAGCGCCGTACGGACTCCGCCCTCACCGTCGACGGCTACGAACGCGCCGGCGGCATCCAGGGAGCCATCGCCCGCACCGCCGAGAACGTCTTCGCCCGGCTGTACCCGGCCGAGCAGCGGACGATCCGCCGCATCCTGTCCCGGCTCGTGGTCGTCGCGGACGGCGCCGGAGCGACCCGCCGCCGGACGAGCCGGGCCGCGCTGATGGCACAGCTCGGCGACGCCGACGGCGCGGCCGCCGCGCTCGACGCGTTCGTCCGCGCCCGGCTCATCACCCTGGACAGCGACACGGTCCAGATCACCCACGAGGCCCTGCTGCACGCCTGGCCCCGGCTGCGCGACTGGATCCACGCCGACCGTGCCGGCCTCCTCCTGCACCAGCAACTCGCCCACGCCGCCGTCGAATGGGAGCGCGAGAGACGCGACCCGTCCGCCCTCTACCGGGGCACCCGGCTGGAGACCGTACGGGCCTGGGCCGACGAGTCCGACGGTCGGCGCCGCCTCGGCCCCGGCGAGGAGGCCTTCCTGAGGGCCAGTCAGGCGGAGGAGGACGGCCGCCGCCGACAGGCCGCACGGCAGGTCCGGCTGCGGCAGTCCCTGCTGGCCACGCTCGCCGTCCTGCTCGGGCTCGCCGTGATCGCCGGCGGCCTCGCCTACCAGCAGCGCGAGGGCGCCCTCGACCAGGAGCGCGCCGCCCGCTCCCAGGCCCTCGCCGTCCGGTCCGCGTCCCTCGCCGGGGGCCGGCCGGAGGCGTCGATGCTGCTCGCGGAGGAGGCCTACCGCGCCGACACCACCGTGGAGGCACGCGGCGCCCTCCTCAGCACCCAGGCCCAGCCCTTCTCCGCCCGGCTCGGCGGCTACCGGGGCCCGGTCAACGCGGTGGCCTTCGCCCCCGACGACCGCACCCTGGCGACGGCCAGCTCCGACGGCACCGTCATCGTGCGCCGCGCGACCGGCGACCACCGGACGCTGGCCACCTTCACCGTCCCCGGCCGGGTCCGCTCGGTCGCCTTCAGCCCCGACGGCCGGACCGTCGCGGCGACGTCGACGGACGGCCCCGTGACCCTCTGGGACGTCCGCGACCGGCGTCGGACGGCCACCCTCCCGTCCGGCACCAAGGGCGACCGGGCGGTGGCCTTCGACCCGCGCGGCGGCACGCTCGCCGTCGCCACCGCCGACGGGACCGTCGAACTCTGGAGCACCGGGCGCACGCCCCGGCGCACGGCCTCGCTCACCGGTCACAAGGGCACCCTCAACGCGCTGGCGTACGCCCCCGACGGCACGAAACTCGTCTCCGCCGGAGCCGACCGGACCGTACGCCTGTGGGACACCGACCGAGCGAAACGGCTCGACGTCCTCGAAGGGCACACCGACGAAGTGCTGGGCGCGGCGTTCTCCCCGGACGGACGGCAGGTCGTCTCCGGGGGCATCGACCGCACCGTACGGCTGTGGGACGTGCGCGACGGCGAGCAGACAGCGGTGTTCACCGGGAGCAGCGACGACATCAACGCCGTCGCCTACACGCCCGACGGTACGGCGGTGATCGGCGCGGTCGGCGACGGCACGACCCGCCTGTGGGACGTGCGCGGCGGTCGGCAGACCGCCGTGCTCGCCGGACACACCGACTACGTCCTGGGGGTCGCCGTGACCTCCGACGGGACCCGGCTGGCCACGGCCGGCTTCGACCAGTCCGTCGTCCTGTGGGACCTGGGCGGGCAGGTGCTGACGGCACGTCCGTTCACGGAGGTCTGGCAGGTGGCCTACAGCCCCGACGGGAAGCTGCTGGCCACCGCCGACACCGACCACACGGTGCGGCTCTGGGACGTACGCACGCACCGCCTCCTCAAGAGGCTCACCGGCCACACCGAGGCGGTCTTCTCGGTGGCGTTCGCCCCCGACGGCAGGACCCTCGCCTCAGCGAGCTCCGACGGCACGATCCGCCTGTGGGACGTGGCCGGGCGCAAGGCCCTGGCGAAGCTCACCGGCCACACCGGGGAGGTCTTCTCGGTGGTCTTCGCGCCGAACGGCAGGACCCTCGCCTCGGCCGGCGCCGACCGCACGGTCCGCCTCTGGGACGTCGCCGCACGACGCGACATCGCCGTCCTCGAAGGACACGAGGACTACGCCAACGCCGTCGCCTTCAGCCCGGACGGCCGCACCCTGGCGAGCGCCGGCGACGACCTGACCGTACGGCTGTGGGACGTCGCCTCGCACCGGGCCCTGGACGAACTCACCGGCCACACCGGCGCGGTACGCAGCGTCGCGTTCAGCCCGGACGGCCGTACCCTCGCCAGCAGCGGCAACGACGGCGCCGTACGCCTGTGGGACGTGCGCACGCGTCGTTTCGAGGCAACCCTCACCGGACACACCGGCTCGGCCCGGGGCCTCGCCTTCTCACCGGACGGCCGCATGCTCGCCAGCAGTGGCAACGACCGCACGGTGCGGCTGTGGGACATGCGGGCGCGGCAGCCCTGGGCGACGCTGTCAGGCCACAACAACGCCGTGTGGGGCGTGGACTTCGCGCCCGACGGGCGGACGGTGGCCAGCAGCAGCACCGACGGGACGGTACGGCTGTGGGATCTCGACCCCGGGGCACGCCTGGAGAAGATCTGCCGCGTCAGCGCCGGGCTCGGCCCCGCCGAACGCGGCAGCCTGCTGCCGGGCACGCCGGTCTCGTCGGGACCGAGGTGCGGGAGGACGTGA